One part of the Pseudoalteromonas ulvae UL12 genome encodes these proteins:
- a CDS encoding sigma-54-dependent transcriptional regulator: MQTQTLLIVDDKADIRLSLKFLFKNHGFLVQEASDLNQARAFLNTPNHAIDLVLLDMNYEFDTTSGEEGLTFLKQMQGTQAPPIIAMTAWSSVNLAVEAMQVGAKDFFAKPWDNHAVLMMVKKQLALADIEKASATSPTPASMPVIDGLLWHSSAMQQLKRQIDRIAKTDATVFLRGENGTGKTCIAQYLHQQSLRKGAFVGVNVAAIPENLFESELFGHKKGAFTDAKQDRVGRFAKASGGTLFLDEVGTQGLNQQAKLLRVLESQEYELVGDNTTQVADCRVISASNADFEQLMSTGAFRTDLYFRLNTIELVIPPLRERLDEINTLAEHFLKLHSQKYQLEAPTLTEEALELMHAYHWPGNVRELSHMMARSVLMNEHGAITIEDLACLQPTSAEQAPSSPLPLMTLEEAELKLLKMAMAQSNNQVEDAALLLGISKSAIYRRLDKFNIKTK; encoded by the coding sequence ATGCAAACACAGACCCTTTTAATCGTCGACGATAAAGCCGATATTCGCTTAAGCCTAAAATTTTTATTTAAAAATCATGGGTTTTTGGTGCAAGAAGCCAGCGATTTAAACCAAGCGCGTGCGTTCCTCAACACACCTAATCACGCTATTGATTTAGTGCTGCTAGATATGAACTATGAATTTGATACCACTTCTGGTGAAGAAGGGCTTACTTTTTTAAAACAGATGCAGGGCACACAAGCACCGCCGATTATCGCCATGACGGCTTGGTCGAGTGTTAACTTGGCCGTAGAAGCCATGCAGGTGGGTGCGAAAGACTTTTTTGCCAAACCATGGGATAACCACGCTGTGTTAATGATGGTGAAAAAGCAGCTTGCGCTGGCAGATATTGAAAAAGCGTCGGCGACTTCACCCACACCTGCGAGCATGCCTGTCATTGATGGTTTACTGTGGCATAGCAGCGCAATGCAACAGTTAAAGCGGCAAATCGATCGCATTGCCAAAACCGATGCCACGGTTTTTTTACGGGGTGAAAACGGCACCGGTAAAACATGCATTGCGCAGTATCTTCATCAGCAGTCGTTGCGAAAAGGTGCCTTTGTAGGCGTAAATGTGGCGGCTATTCCGGAAAACTTATTTGAAAGTGAGCTATTTGGCCACAAAAAAGGCGCGTTTACCGATGCCAAACAAGACAGAGTCGGGCGCTTTGCCAAAGCTTCGGGCGGCACGTTATTTTTAGATGAAGTGGGCACACAGGGTTTAAACCAACAAGCCAAGTTACTGCGAGTGCTCGAATCTCAAGAATATGAATTAGTCGGAGACAACACCACTCAGGTGGCTGATTGCCGTGTGATCAGCGCCTCGAATGCGGACTTTGAGCAGCTAATGAGCACAGGTGCGTTTCGAACAGATTTGTATTTTCGTTTAAATACCATTGAGCTGGTGATCCCACCTTTGCGCGAACGCCTTGATGAAATTAACACCTTGGCAGAACACTTTTTAAAACTGCACAGTCAAAAATACCAGCTCGAGGCCCCCACTTTAACTGAGGAAGCACTTGAGCTTATGCACGCATATCATTGGCCAGGTAATGTGCGCGAGCTTAGCCACATGATGGCCCGAAGCGTCTTAATGAACGAACACGGCGCTATCACGATTGAAGACTTGGCGTGTTTGCAGCCGACCTCAGCTGAGCAAGCGCCGTCAAGCCCTTTACCCTTGATGACACTTGAAGAAGCTGAGCTTAAATTACTTAAAATGGCGATGGCGCAAAGCAATAATCAAGTCGAAGACGCGGCACTGTTATTGGGGATCAGTAAAAGTGCGATTTATCGCCGCCTCGATAAATTCAATATCAAAACGAAATAG
- a CDS encoding sensor histidine kinase, whose product MMLPKSLEHLLVSCFVGFALIIGALLATLFYLTDTSLLLMLTIVVVVLIPMIIAATVCFRAMTKPFYNLSAMLEAIRHEDYSLRANPKFTQGAVKTLSDEVTLMAQDLQARKQHYDQQAVLVLGLIEQLATPIALFDQDGRLQHANDAFSLWCHKPWRNLKSSHASQLGLTFNQQSAQLVHWTFAEPSLAAKWQLRHSQLSMQGLQYQLVVLTNIEQVVYQTEQTAWHKMTKVLSHEINNSLAPIKSLAQSLEQMLAEHEPDVLDALSVIGARSDGLMKFVNRYANLATEYDVHLTPINVEECAESVMGLFDYPIAKDIKVAWVLADKVLLEQVLVNLVKNAIEASKDRATILINAHQQGEQVVISVVDSGSGIANPDNLFVPFYTTKIQGKGIGLTLCRNMVEQQGGKLSVTNRLNTQGVIASVVLAAANRDE is encoded by the coding sequence ATGATGTTACCTAAGTCGCTTGAACATTTACTCGTGAGTTGTTTTGTTGGGTTTGCGCTGATTATAGGTGCGTTATTGGCGACCCTCTTTTATCTCACCGATACATCACTGTTGCTTATGTTAACCATTGTCGTGGTGGTATTGATCCCCATGATCATTGCGGCAACTGTCTGTTTTCGAGCCATGACGAAGCCATTTTATAATTTATCAGCCATGTTAGAAGCCATTCGACATGAAGATTATAGCTTGCGGGCCAACCCAAAATTTACCCAAGGCGCAGTCAAAACCCTCTCAGACGAAGTCACCCTAATGGCACAAGATTTACAAGCACGAAAACAACACTATGACCAACAAGCTGTGCTGGTATTAGGATTAATCGAACAACTGGCCACGCCTATTGCCTTATTTGATCAAGATGGCCGTTTGCAACATGCCAACGATGCGTTTTCGCTATGGTGTCATAAACCATGGCGAAACTTGAAATCGAGCCATGCGAGTCAACTCGGCCTCACATTTAACCAGCAATCGGCGCAGCTTGTTCACTGGACTTTTGCAGAGCCTTCTTTAGCTGCTAAGTGGCAACTAAGGCACAGTCAGCTGAGTATGCAAGGGTTACAGTATCAGCTCGTCGTGCTGACCAATATTGAACAAGTGGTGTATCAAACTGAGCAAACCGCTTGGCATAAAATGACCAAAGTGCTCAGTCATGAAATTAACAATTCGCTTGCGCCCATCAAGTCATTAGCGCAATCGCTCGAACAAATGCTCGCAGAGCACGAACCCGATGTGCTGGATGCGTTAAGTGTGATTGGAGCGCGCAGCGATGGCCTAATGAAATTCGTTAATCGTTATGCCAATTTAGCCACCGAATACGATGTGCACCTTACGCCTATCAATGTAGAGGAATGTGCCGAATCAGTGATGGGTTTATTTGATTACCCAATAGCAAAAGACATCAAAGTGGCATGGGTACTCGCAGATAAAGTATTACTCGAACAAGTGTTGGTGAATTTAGTTAAAAACGCGATAGAAGCGAGTAAAGATCGGGCAACGATCTTAATTAACGCCCATCAACAAGGTGAACAAGTGGTGATCTCGGTAGTGGATTCGGGCTCAGGCATCGCCAATCCTGATAACTTGTTTGTACCTTTTTACACCACTAAAATACAAGGTAAAGGGATTGGTTTAACCCTATGCCGTAATATGGTCGAACAGCAAGGCGGCAAACTGAGTGTGACTAATCGCCTGAACACTCAAGGTGTGATTGCAAGCGTGGTACTGGCCGCGGCCAACCGAGATGAATGA
- a CDS encoding amidohydrolase family protein: MIKVLLLSISLFSFASLAENKVLIENVTIVSSHLQAPKSQMNVLISDGRITEITSKKITSYDLKINGFGKFLTPGLMDSHAHVSSIPGMGFGVEPVAIKNPKLAQAYFEQQPRSFLFYGVTQILDPNPGVSFDYFTSAPQHPDYFRCEVLTSKNTFPYVEKADDLSRSMFTYLIDESAEATAENSVERLIGKIADSGASCIKLYFEDGYGNANQWETLSTNTLKRIKLSAEKYNLLIVAHANALDMQQLALAAGVDVIAHGMWNWGQYNREQNIPKEISNTLDKMINDEVAYMPTQRVIAGLGEVMIPTIGNSPEFTSITPKPLIDWYKTTEAQWFKEELRAGFDRMPDQSISDAFLYGRIRKGNKVIQYLKSADHPVLLASDFPGSPSFANQPGLTTYQEMKAMVTAGLSLEEVLAAATINNAKQFKIENDYGTVEVGKVANLLLLKTNPLDFIESWNRIETIILHGDPIARESLVVNK, translated from the coding sequence ATGATTAAAGTACTATTACTCTCAATTTCTTTGTTTTCTTTTGCTTCATTAGCGGAAAATAAAGTTCTAATAGAAAATGTCACTATCGTTTCATCTCACTTGCAAGCCCCAAAAAGTCAGATGAATGTATTAATAAGTGATGGACGAATTACCGAAATAACGAGCAAAAAGATTACATCCTACGATCTTAAAATAAATGGTTTCGGTAAATTTTTAACGCCAGGTCTTATGGATAGCCATGCACACGTATCGTCAATCCCAGGTATGGGGTTTGGTGTTGAGCCAGTGGCGATTAAAAATCCGAAACTCGCACAAGCTTACTTTGAACAGCAACCAAGAAGCTTTTTATTTTATGGGGTGACTCAAATACTTGATCCGAACCCGGGAGTGAGTTTCGATTATTTTACTTCAGCGCCTCAACACCCTGATTATTTTCGTTGTGAGGTCTTAACATCAAAGAATACCTTTCCATATGTAGAGAAAGCAGACGATTTATCAAGATCAATGTTTACTTATTTAATTGATGAAAGTGCAGAAGCAACCGCAGAAAATTCAGTAGAAAGGTTAATTGGTAAAATTGCCGATTCAGGTGCTTCGTGTATAAAGCTTTATTTTGAAGACGGTTATGGTAATGCTAACCAATGGGAAACACTTTCAACTAACACTCTAAAACGAATTAAATTATCTGCTGAAAAGTATAATTTACTGATAGTCGCTCATGCTAATGCTTTAGATATGCAGCAATTAGCACTTGCCGCAGGTGTTGATGTAATTGCCCATGGTATGTGGAATTGGGGGCAATATAATCGCGAACAAAATATACCCAAAGAAATATCTAACACACTAGATAAAATGATCAATGACGAAGTCGCTTATATGCCAACACAAAGAGTGATTGCTGGCTTAGGTGAAGTAATGATCCCAACTATTGGTAATTCTCCTGAGTTTACATCTATTACCCCTAAGCCACTTATTGATTGGTATAAAACCACTGAAGCGCAATGGTTCAAAGAAGAGCTTAGAGCTGGCTTTGATAGAATGCCTGACCAATCAATTTCAGATGCATTTTTATATGGGCGAATAAGAAAAGGTAATAAAGTTATTCAATACCTAAAAAGTGCTGACCATCCTGTTTTATTGGCTTCGGACTTCCCTGGAAGCCCGAGTTTTGCCAATCAACCAGGACTGACAACCTACCAAGAAATGAAAGCTATGGTTACCGCAGGGCTATCGCTGGAAGAAGTACTGGCGGCGGCCACCATTAATAATGCTAAACAATTCAAAATTGAAAATGATTACGGTACGGTAGAAGTTGGTAAAGTTGCTAACCTTCTGCTGCTTAAAACTAATCCTTTAGACTTTATAGAATCGTGGAACCGTATAGAAACGATAATCCTGCATGGAGACCCCATAGCTAGAGAAAGTTTGGTAGTCAATAAATAG
- a CDS encoding IS3 family transposase (programmed frameshift), whose product MSKGKRYTEEFKIEAVKQITERGYSVQEVADRLGISTKSLYHWRSQLSGNKAVRQSSDDSVRIAKLEAELKRVTEERDNLKKGRKVLCKPARVKYAFIRDHQKQFSVLSMCRVLKINRSGFYAWLKQPLSTRAIEDNRLLKRIKEFYIASGGTYGSPWIHRDLREAGESCSVHRVAKIMRLNNLRAQIGYKRKYIKGVKPSRIADNVLERDFAPDSPNTAWVSDITYVRTYEGFLYLATVIDLFSRRVVGWSMDKNMDKHLVIRALLMAVYQRRPEQSVLVHSDQGSQYGSADYLAFMKEHNLIPSMSRRGNCHDNAVAESFFATFKKRVIRKKIYSTRVEAKTEIFNFIEMFYNPKKRHSHTGGISPAKFEEAYFLKQQTV is encoded by the exons ATGAGCAAAGGCAAACGGTATACCGAAGAGTTTAAGATAGAAGCAGTCAAGCAAATTACTGAGCGTGGTTATTCAGTTCAGGAAGTTGCTGATCGGCTTGGTATTTCAACTAAATCCCTCTATCACTGGCGAAGCCAGTTAAGTGGCAATAAAGCCGTTCGCCAGTCATCTGATGATTCGGTTCGAATTGCTAAGTTAGAGGCAGAGTTGAAGCGGGTCACGGAGGAAAGGGACA ATCTTAAAAAAGGCCGCAAGGTACTTTGCAAGCCAGCTAGAGTAAAGTACGCCTTTATCCGAGATCACCAGAAGCAGTTCTCTGTGTTATCCATGTGCCGTGTATTAAAAATCAATCGCAGTGGCTTTTATGCATGGCTTAAACAGCCGTTGAGCACGAGAGCGATTGAAGATAATCGCCTGCTCAAGCGGATAAAAGAGTTCTATATTGCCAGCGGCGGAACATATGGTAGCCCTTGGATACATCGTGATCTTCGTGAAGCGGGCGAGTCTTGTAGCGTGCACCGTGTTGCTAAAATTATGCGACTGAACAACCTTAGAGCGCAGATTGGTTACAAGCGCAAATACATCAAAGGCGTTAAGCCATCACGGATTGCAGATAACGTATTGGAGCGTGATTTTGCCCCAGACTCACCTAATACTGCGTGGGTGAGTGACATCACGTATGTGCGAACGTATGAGGGTTTTCTGTACTTAGCGACAGTTATCGACTTGTTCTCACGACGCGTTGTCGGTTGGTCGATGGATAAAAACATGGATAAGCATTTGGTTATCCGGGCATTATTAATGGCCGTTTACCAACGTCGGCCAGAACAATCTGTGTTGGTACATAGCGATCAAGGCAGTCAGTATGGCAGTGCAGATTATTTAGCGTTTATGAAAGAGCATAATCTTATTCCTTCCATGAGCCGCAGAGGAAACTGTCATGATAATGCGGTTGCTGAGAGCTTTTTTGCTACGTTTAAAAAGCGCGTGATCAGAAAGAAGATATATTCGACCAGAGTCGAAGCGAAGACAGAGATATTTAACTTTATAGAAATGTTTTACAATCCAAAAAAACGCCACTCGCATACAGGCGGTATATCACCTGCTAAATTCGAAGAAGCGTATTTTTTGAAACAACAGACTGTCTAG
- a CDS encoding transposase produces MAQARRSLIDLDSTPYYHCISRCVRRAFLAGFDKYSGQNFEHRRAWLVERFKRLSQVFAIDIAAYAVMSNHYHLVLKVDRSRALNWSKDEVIERWYQLYHGTILVDRYRKGEQLDKAYMYSVDKTIEVWRNRLYDISWYMRNLNEFIAREANKEDRCTGRFWEGRFKSQALLDEQAVLSCMMYVDLNPIRAKMAKNLQDSDFTSIQERIQHYKKQSTLEKTEQVTLQPKQLMAFGSNANNQTIPFKLLDYLELADWSGRHFDPKKRGAISKTQPKILVELGIETAVWLEAVQNFRRQYSNFAGQPNTLRQCAHQHQQSWYRGVG; encoded by the coding sequence ATGGCACAAGCAAGACGGTCGTTAATTGATTTAGACTCCACTCCTTACTATCACTGTATTAGTCGATGTGTTCGCAGGGCTTTTTTAGCGGGATTTGATAAGTATTCAGGTCAAAACTTTGAACACCGACGTGCGTGGTTAGTCGAGCGATTTAAGCGGCTATCGCAAGTGTTTGCCATTGATATTGCGGCCTATGCGGTGATGTCGAATCACTACCATTTGGTGCTGAAAGTGGATAGAAGTCGGGCATTAAATTGGTCAAAAGACGAGGTGATTGAACGCTGGTATCAACTGTATCACGGCACAATTTTGGTTGACCGCTACCGCAAGGGTGAGCAGCTAGATAAAGCCTATATGTACAGCGTTGATAAAACGATAGAAGTGTGGCGAAATCGACTTTACGACATCAGTTGGTACATGCGCAACTTGAATGAATTTATAGCCAGAGAAGCGAATAAAGAAGACCGCTGCACTGGCCGATTCTGGGAAGGACGTTTCAAATCTCAAGCGCTATTAGACGAGCAAGCTGTACTCAGTTGCATGATGTACGTCGATTTGAATCCCATCAGAGCCAAAATGGCGAAAAACCTGCAAGACAGCGACTTTACGTCAATTCAAGAGCGCATTCAGCATTACAAAAAGCAGTCCACGTTAGAAAAAACCGAACAAGTTACTCTGCAACCAAAGCAGCTTATGGCGTTTGGCAGTAACGCAAACAATCAAACCATTCCATTTAAGTTACTGGATTACCTGGAACTCGCTGATTGGAGTGGCCGACATTTTGACCCCAAAAAGCGCGGCGCTATCAGCAAAACCCAACCCAAGATATTAGTGGAATTGGGGATTGAAACTGCTGTGTGGCTTGAAGCAGTACAAAACTTCAGGCGGCAATATAGCAATTTCGCAGGCCAACCAAACACGCTCAGACAATGTGCCCATCAGCATCAGCAAAGCTGGTATCGCGGAGTCGGTTAA